In Chelmon rostratus isolate fCheRos1 chromosome 4, fCheRos1.pri, whole genome shotgun sequence, a genomic segment contains:
- the mknk1 gene encoding MAP kinase-interacting serine/threonine-protein kinase 1, with protein sequence MLTSAVRGFDRGFGWFGHRVQLADMVRHSTMTELQAFQHSLQGNSLAVGPVGQSCGGMQGGIASEERQHLSQGPAEIEKSQPVNIPDAAKRKKKKRTRATDSSTGTFDDLYKLTDEVLGQGAYAKVQGCISLQNGQEFAVKIIEKSAGHSRSRVFREVETLYQCQGNRNILELIQFFEDSSCFYLVFEKLRGGSILTHIQNRKHFDELEASKVVRDIAQALDFLHTKGIAHRDLKLENILCEYTDRVSPVKICDFDLGSGVKLSSACTPITTPELTTPCGSAEYMAPEVVEVFTDEASFYDKRCDLWSLGVILYILLSGSPPFTGHCGTDCGWDRGETCRTCQSHLFESIQQGKYEFPERDWAHITEGAKDLISKLLVRDATLRLSAAQVLKHPWVQGNAPERGLPTPHVLQRNSSTKDLTQFAAEAIAFNRQLSQHDEQQEDVGAIVCSMRLSPPSNSRLARRRAQSNALRTRDFTPALDDLAA encoded by the exons TTGGCAGATATGGTGAGGCACAGCACGATGACAGAGTTGCAAGCCTTCCAGCATTCTCTACAG GGTAACTCCCTGGCTGTGGGCCCAGTGGGGCAGAGCTGTGGGGGAATGCAGGGTGGGATTGCTTCAGAGGAGAGACAGCACCTTTCCCAAGGTCCAGCAG aaaTTGAGAAAAGCCAGCCAGTGAACATCCCGGATGCAgctaaaagaaagaagaagaaaaggacgAGAGCAACAGACAGCTCCACAGGCACTTTTGATG ATCTCTACAAACTGACAGACGAGGTGCTTGGTCAGGGCGCTTATGCTAAAGTTCAAGGATGCATAAGTCTGCAGAATGGACAGGAGTTTGCTGTGAAG ATCATAGAAAAGAGTGCAGGACACAGCCGCAGCAGAGTCTTTCGCGAAGTCGAGACTCTCTACCAGTGTCAAGGAAACAG GAACATTCTGGAATTGATCCAGTTCTTTGAAGACAGCTCCTGCTTTTATTTGGTGTTTGAAAAACTGCGCGGAG GCTCCATTCTGACGCACATCCAGAACCGAAAGCACTTCGATGAGCTGGAGGCCAGTAAGGTGGTCCGGGACATTGCCCAAGCTCTTGACTTCCTGCACACAAAAG gcaTTGCCCACAGAGACCTGAAGCTGGAAAACATCCTGTGTGAATACACTGATCGG GTGTCCCCAGTTAAGATCTGTGATTTTGACTTGGGAAGTGGAGTGAAGCTCAGCAGTGCCTGTACGCCCATAACGACTCCAGAGCTCACCACACCG TGCGGTTCAGCAGAGTACATGGCTCCAGAAGTAGTGGAGGTGTTCACCGATGAGGCCTCCTTCTACGACAAGCGGTGTGACCTTTGGAGTCTTGGGGTCATCCTCTACATCCTGCTGAGCGGCAGCCCCCCTTTCACAGGCCACTGTGGCACCGACTGCGGCTGGGATCGGGGAGAAACCTGCAGGACCTGCCAG AGTCACCTGTTTGAGAGCATCCAGCAGGGCAAGTATGAATTTCCAGAGAGGGACTGGGCTCACATCACAGAGGGGGCCAAGGACCTCATATCCAAGCTGCTTGTTCGGGATGCAACTCTGCGCCTCAGTGCTGCTCAGGTCCTCAAGCACCCTTGGGTGCAGGGG aaCGCTCCAGAGAGAGGTCTTCCAACTCCTCATGTTTTACAGAG GAACAGCAGCACCAAAGATCTGACCCAGTTTGCAGCAGAGGCCATCGCCTTTAACCGGCAGCTATCTCAGCACGACGAGCAGCAGGAGGATGTCGGAGCCATCGTTTGCTCCATGAGGCTTTCTCCTCCTTCCAACTCCAGACTGGCCCGCAGACGGGCGCAGTCCAATGCCCTGCGCACCAGGGACTTCACACCTGCACTGGACGACCTCGCAGCCTGA
- the LOC121605446 gene encoding transmembrane protein 275, protein MAVPEKPSRPSAPKKVPKQHARLRHQNLPSPALCCACGLCIMLAGINITLVGAFAFGTFIPTGNPPIVIGPLLLLIAFAFFTACCMVSRRTPAHVAREAKGGEKWGLMRMGTAAFEMETSEHTLQDTTAVQLSPTNSPTSSHKSSSSQGCDSAPPAGSQDGAGELHMHVRDV, encoded by the coding sequence ATGGCGGTACCTGAAAAACCCTCCAGACCATCTGCTCCCAAGAAGGTCCCCAAGCAGCACGCCCGGCTGCGGCACCAGAACCTGCCCTCCCCGGCGCTGTGCTGCGCCTGCGGCCTGTGCATCATGCTGGCTGGCATCAACATCACCCTGGTGGGAGCTTTCGCCTTTGGCACCTTCATCCCTACCGGCAACCCCCCCATCGTCATCGGGCCTCTTCTGTTACTGATTGCTTTCGCCTTCTTCACGGCCTGCTGCATGGTCAGCAGGAGGACCCCGGCCCACGTGGCTCGCGAGGCTAAAGGAGGTGAGAAGTGGGGGCTGATGCGGATGGGGACGGCGGCGTTCGAGATGGAGACGAGCGAGCACACCCTGCAGGACACTACGGCCGTCCAGCTGAGCCCCACCAACTCCCCCACCTCGTCCCACAAGTCCAGCTCCAGCCAGGGGTGTGACTCCGCTCCTCCTGCAGGAAGTCAGGATGGAGCCGGCGAGCTGCACATGCATGTCAGAGATGTCTGA